In a single window of the Equus quagga isolate Etosha38 chromosome 7, UCLA_HA_Equagga_1.0, whole genome shotgun sequence genome:
- the TRAPPC14 gene encoding trafficking protein particle complex subunit 14 encodes MESQCDYSMYFPAVPLPPRAELAGDPGRYRALPRRNHLYLGETVRFLLVLRCRGGAGSGAGGGPGSGARGSWAELATALAALASVSAGGGAPGGGGSGDQDSEPPGGGDPGGGGLFRGCSPLLTHGPGPATSAGATTLPVEEPIVSTDEVIFPLTVSLDRLPPGTPKAKIVVTVWKREVEAPEVRDQGYLRLLQTRSPGETFRGEQSAFKAQVSTLLTLLPPPVLKCRQFTVAGKHLTVLKVLNSSSQEEISIWDIRILPNFNASYLPVMPDGSVLLVDNVCHQSGEVSMGSFCRLPGTSGCFPCPLSALEEHNFLFQLRGGEQPPPGAKEGLEVPLIAVVQWSTPKLPFTQSIYTHYRLPSIRLDRPCFVMTASCESPVRTYERFTVTYTLLNNLQDFLAVRLVWTPEHAQAGKQLCEEERRAMQAALDSVVCHTPLNNLGFSRKGSALTFSVAFQALRTGLFELSQHMKLKLQFTASVSHPPPEARPLSRKSSPSSPAVRDLVDRHQASLGRSQSFSHQQPSRSHLMRSGSVMERRAITPPVASPVGRPLYLPPDKAVLSLDKIAKRECKVLVVEPVK; translated from the exons ATGGAGTCCCAGTGCGACTACTCGATGTACTTCCCGGCCGTGCCGCTGCCGCCGCGCGCCGAGCTGGCGGGGGACCCGGGCCGGTACCGGGCGCTGCCGCGGCGCAACCATCTCTACCTGGGGGAGACCGTCCGCTTCCTGCTGGTGCTGCGCTGCCGCGGCGGCGCGGGCTCCGGCGCCGGGGGCGGCCCGGGCTCGGGCGCCCGGGGGTCCTGGGCGGAACTGGCGACCGCCCTGGCCGCCCTGGCCTCGGTCAGCGCTGGAGGCGGGGCGCCCGGGGGCGGGGGCTCCGGAGACCAGGATTCCGAACCCCCAGGGGGCGGGGATCCTGGCGGTGGGGGGTTGTTTCGAGGCTGCAGCCCCCTCCTCACCCACGGCCCGGGCCCTGCTACCTCAGCGGGAGCGACCACG CTGCCTGTGGAGGAACCCATTGTGTCCACAGATGAGGTCATCTTCCCACTCACCGTTTCACTGGATAGACTGCCTCCAGGGACACCTAAGGCCAAG ATTGTAGTGACCGTGTGGAAGCGGGAGGTTGAGGCACCAGAGGTCAGAGATCAAGGCTACCTGCGCTTGCTGCAGACCCGATCTCCTGGGGAGACCTTCCGGGGAGAGCAGAGCGCTTTCAAGGCCcaag TGAGCACCCTGCTGACTCTGCTGCCCCCTCCGGTTCTGAAATGCCGCCAGTTCACTGTGGCTGGAAAACACTTGACTGTGCTCAAGG TGCTGAACAGCTCTTCCCAGGAGGAAATTTCCATCTGGGATATCCGCATTCTCCCAAACTTCAATGCCAGTTATCTACCTGTCATGCCTGATGGCTCTGTGCTGCTGGTGGACAATGTCTG TCACCAATCTGGGGAAGTCTCCATGGGCTCCTTCTGCCGGCTCCCTGGTACCTCTGGCTGCTTCCCCTGCCCACTTAGTGCCCTGGAGGAACACAACTTCCTGTTTCAGCTGAGAGGGGGTGAACAGCCCCCTCCAGGAGCCAAGGAG GGCCTAGAAGTTCCCCTGATTGCTGTGGTTCAGTGGTCCACCCCGAAGCTGCCCTTCACCCAAAGCATCTACACCCACTACCG CCTGCCCAGCATCCGCCTGGACCGCCCGTGCTTTGTGATGACTGCTTCTTGTGAATCCCCCGTTCGGACCTATGAGCGATTCACTgtcacctacacactgctcaacaatCTCCAAGACTTCCTTGCTGTGAGGCTTGTGTGGACCCCAGAGCACGCACAGGCTG GAAAGCAGCTGTGTGAGGAGGAGCGCAGGGCCATGCAGGCAGCCCTGGACTCGGTTGTCTGCCACACACCCCTCAACAACCTCGGCTTTTCCCGGAAGGGCAGCGCGCTCACCTTCAGTGTGGCCTTCCAGGCTCTAAGGACTGGGCTCTTTGAG ctgaGCCAGCACATGAAACTGAAGCTGCAGTTCACTGCCAGCGTATCCCACCCTCCGCCCGAGGCCCGGCCCCTCTCTCGCAAGAGCAGCCCCAGCAGTCCTGCCGTCCGGGACTTGGTGGACAGGCACCAGGCTAGCCTGGGCCGCTCTCAGTCCTTCTCCCACCAACAGCCCTCCCGTAGCCACCTCATGAG GTCAGGCAGTGTGATGGAGCGCAGGGCCATCACACCCCCTGTGGCCTCACCTGTCGGCCGCCCCCTCTACCTGCCCCCGGACAAGGCTGTGCTCTCTCTGGACAAGATTGCCAAGCGTGAGTGCAAGGTCCTGGTGGTGGAGCCTGTCAAGTAG
- the GAL3ST4 gene encoding galactose-3-O-sulfotransferase 4, whose product MGPLSSTRTMRRWGPRSLGVALGVLMTIGFALQLWGGPFQRRLPGLQLQQPWAPSPGPAVPSCPPRQRLVFLKTHKSGSSSVLSLLHRYGDRHGLRFALPARYQFGYPRLFQASRVKGYRPQGGGTQPPFHILCHHMRFNLKEVLQVMPSDSFFFSIVRDPAALARSAFSYYKSTSSAFRKAPSLAAFLANPRAFYRPGARGDHYARNLLWFDFGLPFPPEMRTKRGNPQPLKDPNPPQLRVLPSGTDLRAHTQDPNALFRPAPTVADSHSQMSSPASLDLGSSSFIQWNLAWLDSVFDLVLVAEYFDESLVLLADALCWGLDDVVGFMHNAQAGGEQGGNAVSNGGLTAEDRQLTARARAWNNLDWALYVHFNHSLWARIKQYGQSRLENAVAELRARREALAKHCLVGGEALDPKYITDRRFRPFQFGSGKVLGYVLRSGLSLQDQEECERLATPELQYKDKLDAKQFPPTVSLPLKTPRPLSP is encoded by the exons ATGGGCCCTCTGTCTTCTACCAGGACCATGCGCCGCTGGGGGCCTCGGAGCCTGGGGGTGGCTCTGGGAGTCCTCATGACCATCGGATTTGCCCTCCAACTCTGGGGGGGCCCCTTCCAGAGGAG GCTACCAGGGCTGCAGCTCCAACAgccctgggccccatccccaggacCAGCTGTTCCGTCCTGCCCACCTCGGCAGCGACTTGTGTTCCTGAAGACGCATAAATCCGGGAGCAGCTCTGTGCTGAGCCTGCTTCATCGCTACGGGGACCGACACGGGCTGCGCTTCGCCCTCCCAGCCCGCTACCAGTTCGGCTACCCAAGGCTTTTCCAGGCCTCTCGAGTCAAAGGCTACCGCCCTCAGGGTGGAGGCACCCAGCCCCCCTTCCACATCCTCTGTCATCACATGAGGTTCAACCTGAAAGAG GTACTTCAGGTCATGCCTTCCGACagcttcttcttttccattgtCCGAGACCCAGCGGCTCTGGCCCGTTCTGCCTTTTCCTACTATAAATCCACCTCATCAGCCTTCCGCAAAGCGCCATCCCTGGCTGCCTTCCTGGCCAATCCTCGAGCCTTCTACCGGCCTGGGGCCCGCGGGGACCACTATGCGCGCAACTTGCTATGGTTTGACTTTGGCCTCCCCTTTCCCCCAGAGATGAGGACCAAGAGAGGGAATCCTCAACCCCTCAAGGACCCCAACCCCCCACAGCTGCGTGTCCTGCCTTCGGGCACTGACCTTCgagcccacacccaggatcccaatgCTCTTTTCCGTCCTGCTCCCACTGTTGCTGATAGTCACAGCCAGATGTCCAGCCCTGCCTCTTTAGATTTGGGGTCCTCATCCTTCATCCAGTGGAATCTGGCCTGGCTGGACTCTGTCTTTGACTTGGTCTTGGTGGCTGAGTACTTTGATGAGTCATTGGTTCTGCTGGCAGACGCCCTGTGCTGGGGTCTGGATGACGTGGTGGGTTTCATGCACAATGCCCAGGCTGGAGGTGAGCAGGGCGGAAACGCTGTCAGCAATGGTGGACTGACTGCCGAGGATAGGCAGCTGACCGCTCGGGCCCGAGCCTGGAACAACCTGGACTGGGCTCTCTATGTTCACTTCAACCACAGTCTCTGGGCACGGATAAAACAATACGGCCAGAGCCGGCTGGAGAATGCTGTGGCAGAGCTCCGGGCTCGCCGAGAGGCCCTGGCTAAACATTGTctggtggggggtgaggctttGGATCCCAAATACATCACTGACCGTCGGTTCCGCCCTTTCCAGTTTGGGTCAGGGAAGGTTTTGGGCTATGTACTTCGGAGTGGACTGAGCCTCCAAGACCAGGAGGAGTGTGAGCGCCTGGCTACCCCTGAGCTACAGTACAAGGACAAGCTAGATGCTAAGCAGTTCCCCCCAACAGTCTCTCTGCCCCTCAAAACTCCAAGGCCACTCTCCCCATAG
- the GPC2 gene encoding glypican-2, with product MSALRSLLLLLLPLCPGPGAGPGSEAKVTRSCTETRQVLGARGYSLSLLPPALISGEHLRICPQEYTCCSSEIEQRLTWETEATFRGLVEESGSFLVHTLAARHRKFDEAFREMLSSSEHSLALLFHRSYGRLYSQYSALFSGLFSRLRDYYERSSEGLDDALVDFWAQLLERMFPLLHPQYIFSPDYLFCLTRFASSADDSLKPFGDSPRRLRLQITRALVAARAFIQGLETGRNVVSEALKVPMSDGCKRAVMRLTGCPLCRGIPSLPPCRGFCLNVAHGCLTSQGMDPDWGAYLDGLLFLAEKLQGPFSFELAAQSIGVKISEGLMYLQENSVGVSAQVFQECGNPPPAPARARRAPAPREEVGRLWTGAAAEEERPTTAAGTSLPRLVWELRERLGRLRGFWAGLPLTVCGDPRMAADISQEAAPCWTGAGRGRYLSPVVGGSLTEQLDNPELDVESSSPDLQTRRRRLQLRAATTRMRAAALGRDLELEDWDEDGSGSGEGHYADDWMAGAAAVAPPARPPRPPRRDGAGGKGGGVIVRHNQGKSRTGGTSIGFHTQPILILFLSALALLGPR from the exons ATGTCCGCGCTGCGATCTCTTCTGCTACTGCTGCTGCCTCTGTGTCCCGGTCCTGGTGCTGGACCCGGGAGCGAGGCAAAGGTCACCCGGAGTTGCACTGAGACCCGGCAGGTGCTGGGGGCCCGGGGATATAGCTTAAGCCTACTCCCTCCCGCCCTGATCTCAg GTGAGCACCTCCGGATCTGTCCCCAGGAGTACACCTGCTGTTCCAGTGAGATAGAGCAGAGGCTGACGTGGGAGACTGAGGCCACCTTCCGAGGCCTGGTGGAGGAGAGCGGCTCCTTCCTGGTTCACACACTGGCTGCCCGGCACAGAAAATTTGATG AGGCTTTTCGGGAGATGCTCTCATCATCTGAGCACTCCCTGGCCCTGCTCTTCCACCGCTCCTATGGCCGCCTGTATTCCCAGTACAGCGCCTTATTCAGTGGCCTGTTCTCTCGGCTGCGGGATTACTATGAGAGGTCCAGTGAGGGGTTAGATGATGCCTTGGTGGATTTCTGGGCACAGCTCCTGGAGAGAATGTTTCCCCTGCTGCACCCACAGTACATCTTCTCCCCTGACTACCTGTTCTGCCTCACGCGCTTCGCCTCCTCTGCTGATGACTCTCTGAAGCCTTTCGGGGACTCACCCCGCCGCCTCCGCCTGCAG ataACCCGGGCCCTGGTGGCTGCCCGGGCCTTTATCCAGGGCCTGGAGACCGGAAGAAATGTGGTCAGCGAAGCACTTAAG GTGCCGATGTCCGATGGCTGCAAGCGGGCTGTGATGCGTCTGACAGGCTGCCCCCTTTGTCGGGGGATCCCCTCGCTGCCGCCCTGCCGCGGCTTCTGCCTCAATGTGGCCCATGGCTGTCTGACCAGCCAGGGAATGGATCCTGACTGGGGGGCCTATCTGG ATGGTCTCCTCTTCCTGGCTGAGAAGCTCCAGGGCCCCTTTTCCTTTGAGCTGGCAGCCCAGTCTATTGGGGTGAAGATCTCAGAAGGTTTGATGTATCTGCAAGAAAACAGTGTGGGGGTGTCAGCCCAG GTGTTTCAGGAATGCGGGAACCCACCGCCGGCGCCGGCCCGTGCCCGCCGAGCCCCAGCGCCCCGGGAAGAGGTGGGCCGGCTCTGGACGGGGGCGGCGGCGGAGGAGGAGCGGCCCACGACGGCTGCGGGCACCAGCCTGCCCCGGCTG GTGTGGGAGCTCCGCGAGCGGCTGGGCCGGCTGAGGGGCTTCTGGGCCGGGCTGCCCCTGACGGTGTGCGGGGACCCCCGCATGGCGGCGGACATCTCGCAGGAGGCGGCGCCCTGCTGGACCGGAGCCGGGCGGGGCCG GTACTTGTCGCCCGTGGTCGGGGGCTCCCTGACCGAGCAGCTCGACAACCCAGAGCTGGATGTGGAATCCTCGAGCCCCGACCTCCAGACGCGGAGGCGGCGGCTGCAGCTTCGCGCGGCCACTACCAGGATGAGGGCGGCTGCCCTGGGACGCGACCTGGAACTGGAGGACTGGG ATGAGGACGGCAGTGGCTCTGGAGAGGGACACTATGCAGATGACTGGATGGCCGGGGCAGCAGCTGTGGCCCCCCCAGCCCGGCCTCCTCGCCCTCCTCGAAGGGACGGTGCTGGGGGCAAAGGAGGAGGTGTCATTGTCCGCCACAACCAGGGCAAGAGCAGGACTGGGGGGACGTCCATTGGTTTTCACACCCAACCCatcctcattctcttcctctcagcCCTGGCCCTGCTCGGACCTCGATAA